Proteins from one Staphylococcus sp. IVB6214 genomic window:
- the eno gene encoding surface-displayed alpha-enolase, which yields MPIITDVYAREVLDSRGNPTVEVEVLTESGAFGRALVPSGASTGEHEAVELRDGDKSRYLGKGVEKAVENVNEIIAPELIEGGFEVLDQNSIDKMMIQLDGTANKGKLGANAILGVSIAVARAAADFLGQPLYKYLGGFNATVLPTPMMNIVNGGSHSDAPIAFQEFMILPVGAPTFKEALRVGAEVFHALAKILKSRGLVTAVGDEGGFAPKFEGTEDGVETILEAIKAAGYEPGKDVFLGFDCASSEFYEDGVYDYTKFEGEKGAKRTAEEQVDYLEELVNKYPIISIEDGMDENDWDGWKLLTERIGDRVQLVGDDLFVTNTEILQRGIENKIGNSILIKVNQIGTLTETFEAIEMAQKAGYTAVVSHRSGETEDTTIADIAVATNAGQIKTGSLSRTDRIAKYNQLLRIEDELYETGKYEGIKSFYNLDK from the coding sequence ATGCCAATTATTACAGATGTATACGCTCGCGAAGTCCTAGACTCACGTGGTAATCCAACAGTAGAGGTAGAAGTATTAACAGAAAGCGGTGCGTTCGGTCGCGCGCTAGTACCATCAGGTGCATCAACAGGTGAACACGAAGCAGTTGAGTTACGCGATGGTGACAAATCACGCTATCTTGGTAAAGGTGTAGAAAAAGCCGTTGAAAATGTCAACGAAATTATTGCACCTGAATTAATCGAAGGTGGATTTGAAGTATTAGATCAAAATTCAATTGACAAAATGATGATCCAATTAGACGGTACAGCAAACAAAGGTAAGTTAGGTGCCAACGCTATTCTTGGTGTCTCAATTGCTGTTGCACGTGCAGCTGCTGACTTCTTAGGTCAACCTTTATACAAATATTTAGGTGGATTCAACGCAACTGTATTACCAACACCTATGATGAACATCGTAAACGGTGGTTCTCACTCAGATGCGCCAATCGCATTCCAAGAATTCATGATCTTACCAGTTGGTGCGCCAACATTCAAAGAAGCTTTACGTGTCGGTGCAGAAGTATTCCACGCATTAGCTAAAATCTTAAAATCACGTGGACTTGTAACTGCGGTAGGTGACGAAGGTGGATTCGCACCTAAATTTGAAGGTACAGAAGACGGTGTTGAAACAATTCTAGAAGCAATCAAAGCAGCTGGATACGAACCAGGTAAAGATGTATTCTTAGGCTTTGACTGTGCATCATCAGAATTCTACGAAGACGGTGTATATGACTACACGAAATTCGAAGGTGAAAAAGGTGCGAAACGTACAGCTGAAGAACAAGTTGACTACTTAGAAGAATTAGTTAACAAGTACCCTATTATCTCTATCGAAGACGGTATGGATGAAAATGACTGGGATGGTTGGAAATTATTAACTGAGCGCATCGGTGACCGCGTTCAATTAGTAGGTGACGACTTATTCGTAACAAACACTGAAATCTTACAAAGAGGTATCGAAAACAAAATCGGTAACTCAATCTTAATCAAAGTGAACCAAATCGGTACTTTAACTGAAACTTTTGAAGCAATCGAAATGGCTCAAAAAGCTGGTTACACTGCAGTTGTATCACACCGTTCAGGTGAAACAGAAGATACAACAATTGCTGACATCGCTGTTGCGACAAATGCGGGTCAAATCAAAACTGGTTCATTATCTCGTACAGACCGTATTGCGAAATACAACCAATTATTACGTATTGAAGATGAATTATACGAAACAGGAAAATACGAAGGTATCAAATCTTTCTATAACTTAGATAAATAA
- the secG gene encoding preprotein translocase subunit SecG has product MHTFIVVLLIIDCIALITVVLLQEGKSNGLSGAISGGAEQLFGKQKQRGIDLFLHRLTIVLSIIFFVLMLSISYFDM; this is encoded by the coding sequence ATGCATACTTTTATTGTTGTATTACTGATTATTGACTGTATCGCACTCATCACTGTTGTTTTATTGCAAGAAGGTAAGAGTAATGGCTTATCAGGTGCCATTAGTGGTGGAGCTGAGCAATTATTCGGTAAACAAAAACAACGTGGTATAGATTTATTTTTGCATAGATTGACAATTGTACTATCAATTATTTTCTTTGTATTAATGTTAAGTATCAGTTACTTTGATATGTAG
- a CDS encoding carboxylesterase, with amino-acid sequence MKIQLPKPFLFEGGKRAVLLLHGFTGNSSDVRQLGRYLQKKGYTSHAPHYEGHAAPPEEILKSSPHVWYKDALDGYDYLIDQGYDEIAVAGLSLGGVFALKLSLNRDVKGIVTMCTPAYIKTEGAMFEGFLDYARNFKKYEGKDEATIDSEMDVFHPTETLKELQDTIQGVRDSLDEVMDPLLVIQSEHDEMINPDSANVIHDTAISDNKSLSWYHNSGHVITIDKEKEQVFEEVYQFLESLDWND; translated from the coding sequence ATGAAAATTCAACTTCCAAAGCCATTTTTGTTTGAAGGTGGGAAACGTGCAGTATTATTATTACATGGTTTTACTGGTAACAGTTCTGATGTGAGACAATTGGGTCGTTATCTTCAGAAAAAAGGCTACACTTCTCATGCCCCACACTATGAAGGGCATGCCGCACCACCAGAAGAAATTTTGAAATCGAGTCCACATGTTTGGTACAAAGATGCACTCGATGGATACGACTATTTGATTGATCAAGGATATGATGAGATTGCCGTAGCAGGACTTTCATTGGGTGGTGTTTTTGCATTAAAGTTAAGTTTAAACCGTGATGTAAAGGGAATTGTTACGATGTGTACACCTGCTTACATTAAGACAGAGGGTGCTATGTTCGAAGGATTTTTGGACTATGCCCGTAACTTTAAGAAATATGAAGGAAAAGATGAAGCAACGATTGATAGTGAAATGGATGTATTTCATCCAACTGAGACGTTGAAAGAACTACAAGATACAATTCAAGGTGTTCGTGATAGCCTTGATGAAGTGATGGATCCATTATTAGTCATTCAATCTGAACATGATGAGATGATTAATCCGGACTCTGCCAATGTGATTCACGATACTGCGATTTCTGACAATAAATCCTTGTCATGGTATCACAATTCAGGACACGTCATTACAATAGATAAAGAAAAAGAACAAGTTTTTGAAGAAGTCTATCAATTTTTAGAATCGCTGGATTGGAACGATTAA
- the rnr gene encoding ribonuclease R — protein sequence MNLKQEILKLIQEEDYRAMSVSDFQDALGLSSAESFRDLIKVLNELEQTGIVTRTKQDRYQKKGPKPGLVRGTLSQNKKGFAFLRPEDETMEDIFIPPSKVNYAMDGDTVVVEVQKARGDYRKGKFEGEVKSIERHAVQQVVGTFSEARHFGFVIPDDKRIMQDIFIPKGQDLGAVEGHKVLVQITQYSDGTNNPEGQVSAILGHKNDPGVDILSIIYQHGIEIEFPEDVLKEAEAVPKSIKPEEIKGRRDLRDDLTITIDGADAKDLDDAIALKQLDNGHIELTVSIADVSYYVTEGSVLDREAYDRATSVYLVDRVIPMIPHRLSNGICSLNPNVDRLTMSCRMEINEHGEVVKHEIFDSVIHSDARMTYDAVNEIITEHNPAVRQQYAEVTPMLDMAQTLSNRLISMRKRRGEIDFDIPEAQVQVNSDGIPEDVVIRTRGEGERLIESFMLAANETIAEHFNRKDVPFLYRIHEQPKSERLRQFFDFITNFGMMIKGTGEAIHPSTLQRISEEATGRPEDRVISTMMLRSMQQARYEADNLGHFGLAADYYTHFTSPIRRYPDLIVHRLIRKYLIEQSMDGKAMRRWEDTLPEIATHTSNRERRAIEAERDTDELKKAEYMIQHIGDEFEGVISSVANFGMFIELPNTIEGLVSIQNMTDDYYNFDEHHMALIGEHKAKVYRIGDTVKVKVVHVDVDERQIDFQVVGMPIDLKGSRDKKQQGKTIQIKTKGNQFKGKNDGKKKRKQRKGKNERQKTKHKPFYKDKSIKKKARRKKK from the coding sequence ATGAATTTAAAACAAGAAATATTAAAGCTAATTCAAGAAGAGGATTATCGTGCGATGTCGGTTTCTGACTTTCAAGATGCACTCGGTTTAAGTAGTGCAGAATCATTTCGTGACTTGATCAAAGTCTTAAACGAATTGGAACAGACTGGGATTGTGACACGTACGAAGCAAGATCGATATCAAAAAAAGGGGCCTAAGCCGGGGCTCGTACGAGGGACGCTCAGTCAAAATAAAAAAGGATTTGCATTTTTACGTCCTGAAGATGAAACAATGGAGGATATTTTTATCCCACCAAGCAAAGTGAACTATGCAATGGATGGTGACACTGTCGTTGTTGAAGTACAAAAGGCTCGTGGTGATTATCGAAAAGGCAAGTTTGAAGGTGAGGTCAAGTCAATTGAACGTCATGCCGTTCAACAAGTCGTTGGGACATTCTCTGAAGCACGTCATTTCGGCTTTGTGATTCCAGATGATAAACGAATCATGCAAGACATCTTCATCCCGAAAGGACAAGACTTAGGCGCTGTCGAAGGCCACAAAGTATTAGTGCAGATTACACAATATTCAGATGGTACGAACAACCCAGAAGGACAAGTATCTGCCATTTTAGGGCATAAAAATGACCCGGGTGTCGATATTTTATCAATCATCTACCAACACGGAATCGAAATTGAATTTCCAGAAGATGTGTTAAAAGAAGCGGAAGCTGTACCTAAGTCAATCAAGCCAGAAGAAATCAAAGGACGTCGTGATTTAAGAGATGACTTGACGATTACGATTGATGGTGCAGATGCGAAAGATCTTGATGATGCGATTGCCTTGAAGCAATTAGACAATGGCCATATTGAACTGACAGTGAGTATTGCCGACGTAAGTTATTATGTGACGGAAGGTAGTGTGCTCGACCGTGAAGCATATGACCGTGCGACGAGTGTGTACCTTGTTGACCGAGTAATCCCAATGATTCCCCATCGTCTCAGCAATGGTATCTGTTCATTGAATCCGAATGTGGATCGACTCACAATGAGTTGTCGCATGGAGATTAATGAACATGGTGAAGTTGTTAAGCATGAGATCTTTGATAGTGTCATCCATTCCGATGCACGTATGACGTATGATGCAGTTAATGAAATTATTACCGAACATAACCCAGCCGTACGTCAACAATACGCAGAAGTAACACCGATGTTAGATATGGCACAGACGTTATCGAATCGCCTGATTTCTATGCGTAAACGTCGTGGTGAGATTGACTTTGATATTCCAGAAGCTCAAGTACAAGTAAACAGCGATGGAATTCCAGAAGATGTTGTCATTCGTACACGTGGTGAAGGTGAACGTTTAATTGAGTCGTTCATGCTTGCAGCGAATGAGACAATTGCTGAACATTTTAATCGAAAAGATGTACCATTTTTATATCGTATTCATGAGCAACCGAAGTCAGAACGTCTTCGTCAATTTTTCGATTTTATCACGAACTTCGGTATGATGATAAAAGGAACAGGTGAAGCAATTCATCCAAGTACGTTACAGAGAATTTCTGAAGAAGCAACGGGACGACCAGAAGATCGTGTCATCTCAACAATGATGTTACGTTCTATGCAACAAGCACGTTATGAAGCGGATAATCTTGGACACTTTGGACTAGCTGCGGACTACTACACGCATTTCACGTCACCAATCAGACGTTATCCTGACTTGATTGTACATCGTTTAATTCGAAAATATTTGATTGAACAATCAATGGATGGCAAAGCGATGCGTCGATGGGAAGATACGTTGCCAGAGATTGCAACGCATACGTCTAACCGTGAGCGTCGTGCGATTGAAGCGGAGCGAGATACGGATGAGTTGAAGAAGGCAGAGTACATGATTCAACACATTGGTGATGAATTTGAAGGTGTCATTAGTTCTGTTGCGAATTTTGGTATGTTTATCGAGTTACCGAATACAATTGAAGGGCTTGTGAGCATTCAAAATATGACCGATGACTATTACAACTTCGATGAGCATCATATGGCATTGATTGGTGAGCATAAGGCGAAGGTCTATCGCATAGGAGATACTGTCAAAGTAAAAGTTGTACATGTTGATGTAGATGAACGCCAAATTGACTTCCAAGTTGTTGGCATGCCGATTGACTTAAAAGGCAGTCGTGATAAGAAACAACAAGGTAAAACAATTCAGATCAAAACGAAGGGCAATCAATTCAAAGGCAAAAACGACGGTAAGAAGAAGCGTAAACAACGTAAAGGTAAGAACGAACGTCAAAAAACGAAACACAAGCCGTTTTATAAAGATAAAAGCATCAAAAAGAAAGCCCGAAGAAAGAAAAAATAA
- the smpB gene encoding SsrA-binding protein SmpB: MAKKSGKGTLAENRKARHDYQIEDTIEAGIVLQGTEIKSIRRGSANLKDSYAQVKNGEIFLQNMHIAPYEEGNRFNHDPLRSRKLLLHKREIVKLGDRTREIGYSIVPLKLYLKQGHCKVLLGVARGKKKYDKRQSLKEKAVKRDMARAMKQKY; encoded by the coding sequence ATGGCGAAAAAGTCAGGCAAAGGTACCTTAGCAGAAAATCGTAAAGCAAGACATGATTATCAGATTGAAGATACGATTGAAGCAGGCATTGTATTACAAGGCACTGAGATTAAATCTATTCGACGTGGAAGTGCCAATTTGAAAGACAGTTATGCACAAGTGAAAAATGGTGAGATATTCTTACAAAATATGCACATCGCACCATACGAAGAAGGGAATCGTTTCAATCATGATCCTTTACGTTCACGCAAACTGCTACTGCATAAGCGTGAAATTGTAAAACTTGGCGATCGTACACGCGAGATTGGTTACTCAATCGTGCCACTCAAACTTTACCTTAAACAAGGTCATTGTAAAGTCTTGTTAGGTGTCGCACGTGGTAAGAAAAAGTACGACAAGCGTCAGTCTTTAAAAGAAAAAGCAGTCAAACGCGATATGGCACGTGCCATGAAGCAAAAGTACTAA
- a CDS encoding AraC family transcriptional regulator: MDYKLRVLNGHVNIQSSFERIIIYYVLSGEVRIKQGKEIKIYAKDAFFFVKPFSAPIILNSGGEVLELMIDKRSFNRYSLLNSEKIYQKAHHIQDVDAAIKDEILHIMDAQSEPTLFNSDLHIIRLINYIDLAGYIDNVANVNNELVINVLHYVNTHYKSELSVNKIADHFYVNASYLSRIFSETLNISLLNYIRKIKMYSIAIDIISLKTDQNIWQDYGFKTYESYLKNFKKTFDLTPSEFLKNPPF, encoded by the coding sequence ATGGATTATAAACTAAGGGTTTTGAATGGACATGTAAATATTCAATCAAGTTTTGAACGGATCATTATTTATTATGTTCTGTCTGGGGAAGTGCGTATTAAACAAGGGAAAGAAATAAAAATATACGCAAAAGATGCATTCTTTTTTGTAAAACCATTTTCAGCTCCTATTATTTTAAATAGTGGTGGAGAAGTTTTAGAGTTAATGATTGATAAAAGAAGCTTCAATCGATATTCGTTATTAAATTCGGAAAAAATTTATCAAAAAGCGCATCATATCCAAGACGTTGATGCAGCGATTAAAGATGAAATACTACATATCATGGATGCACAATCTGAACCAACGTTATTTAATTCTGATTTACATATCATACGTTTAATTAATTATATTGACTTAGCAGGATATATCGATAATGTTGCCAATGTGAACAATGAATTGGTTATCAATGTGTTACATTATGTGAATACGCATTATAAAAGTGAATTATCAGTGAACAAAATTGCAGATCACTTTTATGTGAATGCAAGTTATTTATCTAGAATTTTTTCAGAGACATTAAATATATCTCTACTTAATTATATTCGTAAAATCAAAATGTACAGTATTGCGATTGATATTATCAGCTTAAAAACTGACCAGAATATTTGGCAAGATTATGGGTTTAAAACATATGAATCTTATTTGAAAAATTTTAAAAAGACCTTTGATCTAACACCTTCCGAATTTCTAAAAAATCCACCATTTTAA
- a CDS encoding IS3 family transposase (programmed frameshift), protein MRRVAYSVETKFKAVKMKAEGYTTKEIMCELNIRNSTQVKTWWRWYRKGETYRFSQQVGKQYSYNKGLVELSELEQLKLKNRRNQAEIDIFKKVQGIGKEVVPEVVIELVDELKHRHPVKLILEVLNVPKSNYYRWKNKKKTEDTTVKKVKELCEDNHYTYGYRKITALMNQASKQPINHKRVQRIMRENNLNCRVRIKKSKRRGKAYYLTSNKLNGNFRANQPLQVLTTDITYLPFGNSMLYLSSIIDLYNGEIVAYKISDTQDQSLVNDTLNQIDIPEECLLHSDQGSVYTSHAYYQLCEEKGIIRSMSRKGTPADNAPIECFHSSLKCETFYLNNELNNSNFIVKDIVEKYIENYNNNRIQQKLGYLSPVQYRKLAA, encoded by the exons ATGCGCAGAGTGGCGTATTCAGTTGAAACAAAGTTTAAAGCAGTGAAGATGAAAGCAGAAGGTTATACAACTAAAGAAATTATGTGTGAATTAAATATTAGAAATAGCACACAGGTAAAAACATGGTGGAGATGGTATAGAAAGGGTGAAACATATCGATTTAGTCAACAAGTAGGCAAACAATACTCCTATAATAAAGGATTAGTGGAACTTTCTGAACTGGAACAATTAAAGTTAAAGAATAGAAGAAATCAAGCCGAAATAGATATTT TTAAAAAAGTACAAGGAATTGGAAAGGAAGTGGTACCTGAAGTAGTGATAGAATTAGTGGATGAGTTAAAGCACAGGCATCCTGTGAAGCTGATTTTGGAAGTGTTGAATGTCCCTAAATCAAATTACTACCGTTGGAAAAATAAGAAGAAAACGGAAGATACAACAGTTAAAAAGGTTAAGGAATTATGTGAAGATAATCATTACACGTACGGCTATCGCAAGATAACTGCTCTGATGAATCAGGCCTCTAAACAACCGATAAACCATAAACGTGTACAAAGAATTATGAGAGAAAATAATTTGAATTGTAGAGTTAGAATTAAGAAATCTAAACGTCGAGGGAAGGCATATTATCTTACAAGCAATAAACTGAATGGTAACTTTAGAGCAAATCAACCTCTACAAGTACTGACTACTGATATTACGTATCTTCCCTTTGGTAATTCAATGTTGTATTTATCTTCAATCATCGATTTATATAACGGTGAAATTGTGGCTTATAAGATTAGCGATACACAAGATCAAAGTTTGGTAAATGACACCTTAAACCAAATTGATATTCCAGAAGAATGTCTACTTCATAGCGATCAAGGAAGCGTCTATACATCGCATGCTTACTACCAATTATGCGAAGAAAAGGGCATTATCAGAAGTATGTCTCGCAAAGGTACACCTGCTGATAACGCCCCGATAGAATGTTTCCATTCCTCGCTAAAGTGTGAAACATTTTATCTTAACAATGAGTTAAATAACTCTAATTTCATTGTAAAGGATATTGTCGAAAAGTACATTGAAAACTATAATAATAATCGAATTCAACAAAAATTAGGCTACTTATCCCCTGTGCAATACAGAAAATTAGCAGCCTAA
- a CDS encoding D-2-hydroxyacid dehydrogenase — MKKIKVFDVRVDEQAALKQWIENHEGEVEVVLTEDSLEGEHLEQLEDIDGITISQTTTFDPNHFKVLADNGIYHIAQRSAGFDMYDLPAANEAGIKISNVPSYSPQSIAEFAVTRTLALVRHTDRIDRNVAVQDFTWDLDVQGRTIESLKVGVLGTGRIGSRVAKIFKGFGAQVFAYDLAPNPDLENILTYVDSLEALVKDVDVLTLHIPGSPENKYVVNESVLNQAKPGLLVINTARGIVLETDALIRKLDDGTVAAAALDTYENEGPYFKNDWTNQPLEDPVLSHLLERDDVLISPHVAFYTDEAVQNLVDIPLDDVLSYIKTQTADHIVNP, encoded by the coding sequence ATGAAGAAGATTAAAGTATTTGATGTCAGAGTGGATGAACAAGCGGCGCTGAAACAATGGATTGAAAACCATGAAGGTGAAGTAGAAGTTGTGTTAACAGAAGATAGTCTAGAAGGAGAACATCTTGAACAACTTGAAGATATTGACGGTATTACAATCTCTCAAACAACAACATTTGATCCGAATCATTTTAAAGTACTTGCGGACAACGGTATTTATCATATTGCACAACGTTCTGCTGGATTTGATATGTATGATTTGCCGGCAGCGAATGAAGCGGGCATAAAAATCTCTAACGTTCCAAGTTACTCACCGCAATCGATTGCTGAGTTTGCTGTGACGAGAACATTAGCATTGGTGCGTCACACCGATCGCATTGATCGAAATGTTGCTGTTCAAGATTTTACATGGGATTTGGACGTACAAGGTCGCACGATTGAGTCGCTGAAGGTGGGTGTGCTTGGAACAGGACGTATCGGCAGTCGTGTGGCAAAGATATTCAAGGGTTTTGGAGCCCAAGTGTTTGCATATGATTTGGCACCGAATCCAGACCTAGAAAATATACTTACTTATGTTGACTCATTGGAAGCGTTAGTGAAAGATGTCGATGTATTGACGTTACATATTCCGGGTTCACCTGAGAATAAGTATGTTGTCAATGAGTCGGTGCTAAACCAAGCCAAGCCAGGATTACTTGTAATTAATACAGCGCGTGGAATTGTATTGGAGACAGATGCACTAATTCGTAAGTTAGATGATGGAACGGTTGCAGCAGCAGCGCTCGATACGTATGAAAATGAAGGCCCTTACTTCAAAAATGACTGGACGAATCAACCTTTAGAAGATCCAGTACTTAGCCATTTGTTGGAGCGAGATGATGTGTTAATCTCACCACATGTCGCATTTTATACAGATGAAGCAGTGCAAAACTTAGTTGATATCCCACTGGATGACGTATTATCATATATTAAGACTCAGACAGCAGATCATATAGTCAATCCATAG
- the aroD gene encoding type I 3-dehydroquinate dehydratase codes for MKSQIVASLMPKSQCLTAQDLEMVDENMMYFHILELRIDAMPNCDIEAVRQMITALKNIGGSFQILVTYRTKSQGGAGSLDERAYQQLLIDLSEISQIDWIDVEWTPEVNRTEACRKILSHGAMIVASYHNFHETPSVDVMKKTYFHLSQMGASHLKIAVMPQSREDVLRVLQAVAEASDALTQWVTGIAMSHLGLITRTAQSTFGGCLSFGALEEAVAPGQISVKQLFEAVKLYD; via the coding sequence GTGAAATCTCAAATAGTTGCTAGTCTCATGCCGAAATCACAGTGCTTAACGGCACAAGATCTAGAAATGGTCGATGAAAATATGATGTATTTTCATATTTTGGAACTGCGCATTGATGCGATGCCGAATTGTGATATTGAGGCGGTTCGACAAATGATCACAGCACTCAAAAACATCGGTGGATCATTCCAAATACTTGTCACATATCGTACCAAGTCTCAAGGTGGAGCGGGTAGTTTGGATGAGAGAGCATATCAGCAATTGTTAATTGATTTGAGTGAGATTTCTCAAATTGATTGGATAGATGTGGAATGGACACCTGAAGTGAATCGCACAGAAGCTTGTCGTAAAATTTTGTCACACGGGGCGATGATTGTGGCTTCATATCATAACTTTCATGAGACGCCATCTGTTGATGTGATGAAAAAAACCTATTTTCATTTATCTCAAATGGGTGCAAGTCATTTGAAAATCGCAGTTATGCCACAAAGTCGAGAAGACGTTCTTCGTGTATTACAAGCTGTCGCAGAAGCGAGCGATGCGCTCACACAATGGGTAACAGGTATTGCTATGTCTCATTTAGGACTCATTACGCGTACAGCACAATCTACCTTTGGCGGTTGTTTATCGTTTGGTGCATTGGAAGAAGCAGTCGCACCCGGTCAAATCTCAGTAAAACAACTCTTTGAAGCGGTTAAGCTATACGATTGA
- a CDS encoding nitroreductase, translating into MELQDAIKNRRSIKKFKHDMHIDEAAVHQAITDAADAPNHGMREPWRTVYVPKHKLGEMSREISRYAFPREPEKQQSHYDAVTNLGGFVAMIMKCDARQREENENYLAVGAFAQNLLLLLYEQGIGTCWKTPQYIFNPKVRQAFGVLPDERLVGFIYLTDLKEEDKMKKCERKNRGLITDFI; encoded by the coding sequence ATGGAACTTCAAGACGCTATAAAAAATCGTAGAAGTATCAAGAAGTTCAAACACGATATGCATATCGATGAAGCTGCAGTACACCAAGCAATTACCGATGCTGCAGATGCACCGAATCATGGTATGCGTGAACCGTGGCGTACAGTTTATGTACCGAAGCATAAACTTGGCGAGATGAGCCGAGAAATTTCTCGTTATGCTTTTCCAAGGGAGCCTGAGAAGCAGCAGAGTCATTATGATGCGGTGACGAACCTTGGTGGTTTTGTCGCAATGATTATGAAGTGTGATGCACGGCAACGTGAAGAAAATGAGAATTATCTTGCCGTTGGGGCATTTGCACAGAATTTATTATTATTGCTTTATGAACAAGGCATCGGAACATGTTGGAAAACGCCACAATATATTTTCAACCCGAAAGTGCGCCAAGCATTTGGCGTCCTACCTGATGAGCGTTTAGTAGGGTTCATTTATTTAACCGATCTCAAGGAAGAAGATAAGATGAAGAAGTGTGAAAGAAAAAACAGAGGTCTTATCACAGACTTTATTTAA
- a CDS encoding thioredoxin family protein codes for MQAIKDTTQFNEVIQSAEPVIVKFEAGWCPDCKVMDMWIDPIVEKYNDYTWYVVDRDEVEEAATEHEVMGIPSILIFQNGEKLHHLHSANAKSPEQVESFLAESFGK; via the coding sequence ATGCAAGCAATTAAAGATACGACACAATTCAACGAGGTCATCCAAAGTGCGGAACCAGTCATCGTTAAATTTGAAGCAGGCTGGTGCCCTGATTGTAAAGTAATGGATATGTGGATTGATCCGATTGTTGAAAAATATAATGACTACACATGGTACGTTGTAGATCGTGATGAAGTAGAAGAAGCTGCTACCGAGCACGAAGTAATGGGTATTCCAAGTATTTTAATCTTCCAAAACGGTGAAAAACTTCACCACTTACATTCTGCAAACGCAAAATCACCTGAACAAGTTGAGTCATTCTTAGCTGAAAGTTTTGGTAAATAG
- a CDS encoding arsenate reductase family protein, with translation MIKFYQYKNCTTCKKAAKFLTEQGVSFEPIDIIQHNPTKEEFEKIVASTGIEVKKLFNTHGAKYRELNLKDKLADMSDDEKLALLATDGMLVKRPLAVSGDKITVGFKEETYRDTWL, from the coding sequence ATGATCAAGTTTTATCAATATAAAAATTGCACAACATGCAAAAAAGCAGCAAAATTTTTAACGGAACAAGGTGTGAGCTTTGAACCGATTGATATTATTCAGCATAATCCAACAAAAGAAGAATTTGAAAAAATTGTGGCATCAACAGGTATAGAAGTAAAAAAACTATTCAACACGCATGGTGCAAAATATCGTGAATTAAACTTAAAAGATAAACTTGCAGATATGTCTGATGACGAGAAACTGGCATTGTTAGCAACAGATGGCATGCTTGTTAAACGTCCATTAGCAGTTTCTGGAGATAAAATTACTGTTGGATTTAAAGAAGAAACGTATCGCGATACATGGCTTTAA
- the gcvH gene encoding glycine cleavage system protein GcvH, whose translation MAVPSNLKYSKEHEWVKVEGNTAIIGITDFAQNELGDIVFVELPEVDDEVSEGDTFGSVESVKTVSELYSPVSGKVVEVNENLEDEPEAVNESPYENAWMVKVELSDESELEALLDAAAYEEMIGE comes from the coding sequence GTGGCAGTGCCAAGTAATTTAAAGTATTCAAAAGAGCATGAATGGGTAAAAGTAGAAGGTAATACAGCAATCATCGGTATTACAGACTTCGCACAAAATGAATTAGGCGATATCGTATTCGTTGAGCTTCCTGAAGTTGACGATGAAGTATCAGAAGGCGATACATTCGGTAGCGTAGAATCTGTAAAAACAGTTTCTGAACTATATTCTCCTGTTTCAGGAAAAGTTGTTGAAGTGAATGAAAACTTAGAAGATGAACCAGAAGCTGTCAACGAATCACCATACGAAAATGCATGGATGGTAAAAGTAGAATTATCAGACGAAAGTGAGTTAGAAGCATTATTAGATGCAGCTGCTTACGAAGAAATGATTGGTGAATAA